The following DNA comes from Bacteroidales bacterium.
CCAACAATGGATTGAAAACTGGTCGGCCACCTTACACAAATGATGCGCTCCCGATAAAACCATTTCCGGGTCGCTTTGACACGGCCCGGAAATAAAGTCTGCTTATAAGCTAAGCTACCATATTTTCTATTCTTCTTCAGCCGCCTTACTGAGCATGGCAATCTGTCCTCCGTGATAAGCATTATGCTCAGCCACAATGGTGGCCTGACGCAACAAATGATGATCGGGATGGGCATCAAAAGGCTGGAACAGGTCATTCGACGGGTCCTGAACCAGGCTGACCATCTCCTCCATAAGGTCATTGATATGGCGCACCGATTCTTTCCACTCCTCACTGGAGCGGGGTTTCGAATGCTTCGGCCAGAACCCTTCAGGCCAGGGTGGGGATTGATAATGGGAATCTTTGGAATATTCCACCAGATCGTGCAGCGCGATGCGCAAATGTTCTGTCAATTCCCATACTGTACGGGGAAAACCTTCGACCTGTTTACCGGTGGCCTCATAAGAAATGGAGTCCAGCAATTGCGGTAACGACCTAAAGGCATTACCCTGCCTGATCATTGTTACCAACTGATCCCGGAGTTTTTGTTCACTGTCTGT
Coding sequences within:
- a CDS encoding DinB family protein — translated: MNTDSEQKLRDQLVTMIRQGNAFRSLPQLLDSISYEATGKQVEGFPRTVWELTEHLRIALHDLVEYSKDSHYQSPPWPEGFWPKHSKPRSSEEWKESVRHINDLMEEMVSLVQDPSNDLFQPFDAHPDHHLLRQATIVAEHNAYHGGQIAMLSKAAEEE